From Mycolicibacterium nivoides, a single genomic window includes:
- a CDS encoding LppX_LprAFG lipoprotein, producing the protein MQTRPRFAVQSLLAILFAAAALVAGCSSSSSSEKSNAPLPDAAQLLQESSASTKAQQSVHLLLTVQGTIKGLPVEKLDGDLTNTPEVAAEGTADLLFAGQKLADAKFVVAGGDLYAALTPGDPLSNYGPATNIYDISAILNPDNGLANVLANFSDPKADGRESIGGTEAVRVTGTVSADAVNKIAPQLKAEGPVPGTAWITEDGNHTLLQAKLEPTPGNSVTMTLSDWGKQVTVTKPAS; encoded by the coding sequence ATGCAGACGCGCCCACGCTTCGCAGTCCAGTCCTTACTCGCAATTCTCTTCGCAGCGGCCGCCCTCGTGGCCGGCTGCTCGTCGTCTTCGTCCTCGGAGAAGTCGAACGCCCCGCTGCCCGACGCGGCCCAGTTACTGCAGGAGTCCTCGGCCAGCACCAAGGCACAGCAGAGCGTGCATCTGCTGCTTACCGTGCAGGGCACCATCAAGGGACTTCCGGTGGAGAAGCTCGACGGTGACCTGACCAACACCCCCGAGGTGGCTGCCGAGGGCACCGCCGACCTGCTGTTCGCGGGCCAGAAGCTGGCCGACGCGAAGTTCGTGGTGGCCGGCGGCGATCTGTACGCGGCGCTGACCCCGGGCGATCCGCTGTCCAACTACGGGCCCGCCACGAACATCTACGACATCTCGGCGATCCTGAACCCCGACAACGGCCTGGCCAACGTGCTGGCGAACTTCAGTGACCCCAAGGCCGACGGCCGTGAATCCATCGGCGGCACCGAGGCGGTCCGAGTGACCGGCACCGTCAGCGCCGACGCGGTCAACAAGATCGCCCCGCAGCTCAAGGCCGAAGGCCCGGTCCCGGGAACTGCCTGGATCACCGAGGACGGGAACCACACCCTGCTGCAGGCCAAGCTCGAACCCACGCCCGGAAACAGCGTCACCATGACCCTGTCTGACTGGGGCAAGCAGGTCACCGTCACCAAGCCCGCTTCCTGA
- a CDS encoding riboflavin synthase encodes MFTGIVEELGVLVDKAELTDAARFTIRGPVVTADAGHGDSIAVNGVCLTVVDVLPDGAFTADVMGETLNRSSLGGVGVGSQVNLERAAAVNSRLGGHIVQGHVDGTGTVISRTPFDHWEVVRIGLPATLSRYVVEKGSITVDGVSLTVSAVGDDWFEVSLIPTTRELTTLGQAGVGTTVNLEVDIIAKYVERLMAGPGE; translated from the coding sequence GTGTTCACCGGAATCGTTGAAGAGCTGGGTGTCCTGGTCGACAAGGCGGAGCTGACGGATGCCGCCCGATTCACCATCCGCGGCCCCGTGGTCACCGCCGACGCCGGTCACGGCGACTCGATCGCCGTGAACGGGGTCTGTCTGACCGTGGTGGACGTACTGCCCGACGGAGCGTTCACCGCCGACGTCATGGGGGAGACGCTGAACCGGTCGAGCCTGGGTGGGGTCGGGGTGGGCAGCCAGGTCAACCTGGAGCGGGCCGCCGCGGTCAATAGTCGCCTCGGCGGCCACATCGTGCAGGGCCACGTGGACGGCACCGGAACTGTGATCTCCCGCACGCCTTTCGATCACTGGGAAGTGGTCCGCATCGGTCTTCCCGCCACGCTGTCGCGCTATGTCGTAGAGAAGGGTTCGATCACCGTTGACGGGGTGTCGTTGACGGTGTCCGCGGTGGGTGACGACTGGTTCGAGGTGTCGCTCATCCCCACCACGCGTGAGCTCACCACGCTGGGTCAGGCGGGCGTCGGGACGACGGTCAATCTCGAGGTGGACATCATCGCCAAATACGTGGAACGGCTCATGGCCGGTCCCGGTGAGTAA
- a CDS encoding bifunctional 3,4-dihydroxy-2-butanone-4-phosphate synthase/GTP cyclohydrolase II, which yields MTRLDSVERAIADIAAGKAVVVIDDEDRENEGDLIFAAEKATPELVAFMVRYTSGYLCVPLDGEICDRLGLLPMYAVNQDKHGTAYTVTVDAKKDVGTGISASDRATTMRTLADPSAVADDFTKPGHVVPLRAKDGGVLRRPGHTEAAVDLARLAGLQPAGAICEIVSQKDEGDMARTDELRVFADDHDLALISIADLIEWRRKHEKHIERIAEARIPTRHGEFVAVGYKSIYEDVEHVALVRGDISGPASDGHDVLVRVHSECLTGDVFGSRRCDCGPQLDAAMAMVAREGRGVVLYMRGHEGRGIGLMHKLQAYQLQDAGEDTVDANLKLGLPADARDYGIGAQILVDLGIRSMRLLTNNPAKRVGLDGYGLHIIERVPLPVRANSENIRYLMTKRDRMGHDLVGLEDYDEAVSMDDYDEAVYLLGDRRPPSATDSGSTL from the coding sequence ATGACCAGGCTCGATTCCGTCGAGAGGGCGATAGCCGATATCGCGGCGGGCAAAGCCGTGGTGGTGATCGACGACGAGGATCGCGAGAACGAGGGCGATCTCATCTTCGCTGCCGAGAAGGCCACCCCCGAACTCGTGGCGTTCATGGTGCGCTACACCTCCGGCTACCTGTGTGTGCCGCTGGACGGCGAGATCTGCGACCGGCTGGGCCTGCTGCCGATGTATGCGGTCAACCAGGACAAGCACGGCACTGCCTACACCGTCACGGTGGACGCGAAAAAAGATGTGGGAACCGGTATTTCGGCTTCCGACCGGGCAACGACCATGCGTACGCTTGCCGATCCGTCCGCCGTCGCCGACGACTTCACCAAGCCCGGCCACGTGGTTCCGCTGCGGGCCAAGGACGGTGGCGTGCTGCGCCGTCCCGGACACACCGAGGCCGCCGTGGACCTGGCCCGTCTGGCCGGGCTGCAGCCCGCCGGCGCGATCTGCGAGATCGTCAGCCAGAAGGACGAAGGCGACATGGCGCGCACCGATGAGCTGCGTGTCTTCGCCGACGATCACGACCTGGCGCTGATCTCGATCGCCGACCTGATCGAGTGGCGCCGTAAGCACGAGAAGCACATCGAGCGCATCGCTGAGGCTCGGATCCCGACCCGGCACGGCGAGTTCGTGGCAGTCGGTTACAAGAGCATCTACGAGGACGTCGAGCATGTCGCGCTGGTTCGCGGCGATATCTCCGGCCCGGCCAGTGACGGTCACGACGTCCTGGTCCGGGTCCACTCGGAATGCCTGACCGGTGACGTGTTCGGCTCCCGGCGTTGTGACTGCGGTCCGCAGTTGGACGCCGCGATGGCCATGGTGGCCCGTGAAGGACGCGGCGTGGTGCTCTACATGCGCGGGCATGAGGGCCGCGGCATCGGTCTGATGCACAAGCTGCAGGCGTATCAGTTGCAGGACGCCGGCGAGGACACCGTCGACGCGAATCTGAAACTCGGTCTGCCTGCCGACGCACGCGACTACGGCATCGGCGCCCAGATTCTGGTCGACCTGGGTATCCGATCGATGCGGCTGCTGACCAACAACCCGGCCAAGCGGGTGGGCCTGGACGGCTACGGGCTGCACATCATCGAGCGGGTACCGCTGCCGGTGCGGGCGAATTCGGAGAACATCCGCTATCTGATGACCAAGCGGGACCGCATGGGCCACGACCTCGTCGGCCTCGAAGACTACGACGAAGCGGTGAGCATGGACGACTACGACGAGGCGGTGTACCTGCTCGGTGACCGCCGGCCGCCCAGCGCCACCGATTCGGGTTCGACCCTGTGA
- the ribH gene encoding 6,7-dimethyl-8-ribityllumazine synthase has translation MSGHGVPDLPQVDASNVKLAIVASTWHTQICDALLAGARKVADDAGIAEPTVVRVLGAIEIPVVAQALAATHDAVVALGVVIRGQTPHFDYVCDAVTQGLTRVSLDASTPVANGVLTTENEAQALDRAGLPGSTEDKGAQAAAAALTTALTLRELRAKA, from the coding sequence GTGAGCGGCCACGGAGTCCCTGATCTTCCCCAGGTGGACGCATCGAATGTGAAGTTGGCGATCGTGGCCAGCACCTGGCACACCCAGATCTGTGATGCGCTGCTGGCCGGCGCGCGCAAGGTCGCCGACGACGCCGGCATAGCCGAGCCGACGGTGGTGCGCGTGCTCGGGGCCATCGAAATCCCCGTGGTGGCACAGGCATTGGCGGCTACCCATGACGCAGTGGTGGCGTTGGGTGTGGTGATCCGAGGCCAGACCCCGCATTTCGACTACGTGTGTGACGCGGTGACGCAGGGTTTGACCCGGGTGTCGCTCGATGCGTCCACTCCGGTCGCCAACGGTGTGCTCACCACAGAGAACGAGGCCCAGGCACTCGATCGTGCCGGTCTCCCGGGTTCCACCGAGGACAAGGGCGCCCAAGCGGCGGCAGCGGCCCTGACCACCGCGCTGACCCTGCGGGAACTGCGCGCCAAGGCGTGA
- a CDS encoding PH domain-containing protein: protein MTAETWDIDIRPYRTPYFAYGAALIIFLAHVAVGVLLKVGSTGVVFQTSDQVAIALLGAIIGCVVLLFARPRLRVGPSGVAVRNLIGFKVIPWSEALSVSFPVGARWARLNLPDDEYIPLMAIQAIDKDRAVKAMDEVRDLIDRYRSNLV, encoded by the coding sequence ATGACTGCAGAAACCTGGGACATAGATATCCGGCCTTACCGGACACCGTATTTCGCCTACGGCGCGGCGCTGATCATCTTCCTGGCGCACGTTGCGGTCGGCGTGCTGCTGAAGGTCGGGTCCACCGGCGTGGTCTTCCAGACCTCCGATCAGGTGGCGATCGCCTTGCTGGGAGCCATCATCGGCTGCGTGGTGCTGTTGTTCGCGCGGCCGCGGCTGCGGGTCGGCCCGTCGGGCGTGGCCGTCCGGAATCTGATCGGTTTCAAGGTGATTCCCTGGTCCGAGGCTCTCAGTGTGTCGTTCCCGGTCGGAGCCCGCTGGGCTCGGTTGAACCTGCCCGACGACGAGTACATCCCGCTGATGGCGATCCAGGCGATCGACAAGGACCGCGCGGTCAAGGCGATGGACGAGGTCCGGGACCTGATCGACCGCTACCGCTCAAATCTCGTCTGA